One part of the Dyadobacter sp. 676 genome encodes these proteins:
- a CDS encoding shikimate dehydrogenase, which translates to MNLYGLIGYPLTHSFSKRYFTDKFLREKIKESSYELFEMKSLEELPELLKKKHDLRGLNVTIPYKKDVIAYLDDLDDASAERIGAVNTIKIYADGSTKGFNTDYYGFQQSLVEWLDKRGESCTNFKALILGNGGAAKAVQVALKDLEIEYMLVSRQKSEDCLSYEGITQDVMDSHRLIINTTPLGTFPNTEECPAIPYQWLTRNHYLYDLVYNPAETLFLKKGAEQGAATQNGLKMLELQAEKAWEIWTTEENLWSV; encoded by the coding sequence ATGAACTTATACGGCCTGATCGGATATCCGCTGACCCACTCCTTTTCAAAGCGATATTTTACCGACAAATTCCTCAGAGAAAAGATCAAAGAGAGCAGTTACGAGCTTTTTGAAATGAAATCCCTGGAAGAATTGCCCGAACTGCTGAAAAAGAAACACGACCTGCGCGGGCTCAATGTGACTATTCCGTACAAAAAGGATGTGATCGCCTACCTCGACGACCTGGATGACGCCTCCGCCGAGCGCATAGGAGCCGTAAACACCATCAAAATTTACGCCGACGGCAGCACAAAAGGCTTTAATACAGACTATTATGGCTTTCAGCAATCGCTCGTGGAATGGCTCGACAAACGCGGTGAATCCTGCACCAATTTCAAAGCATTGATATTAGGCAATGGTGGGGCCGCGAAGGCGGTGCAAGTGGCTTTGAAAGACCTGGAAATAGAATATATGCTGGTTTCACGCCAGAAAAGCGAGGATTGCCTTTCCTATGAAGGAATTACGCAGGATGTAATGGACAGCCACCGGCTGATTATCAATACTACCCCTTTGGGTACTTTCCCCAACACGGAAGAATGCCCCGCGATACCCTATCAGTGGCTCACACGGAACCACTACCTGTATGACCTTGTGTACAACCCCGCCGAAACATTATTCCTCAAAAAAGGTGCGGAACAAGGTGCAGCGACGCAGAACGGCCTGAAAATGCTCGAATTGCAGGCGGAGAAGGCCTGGGAAATCTGGACAACGGAGGAAAACCTCTGGAGCGTTTAG
- the ribD gene encoding bifunctional diaminohydroxyphosphoribosylaminopyrimidine deaminase/5-amino-6-(5-phosphoribosylamino)uracil reductase RibD — protein METHNQWMERALQLAEYGRGAVSPNPMVGCVIVHEGRIIGEGWHRAYGGPHAEVRAIEDADAKGNSHLLPQATAYVTLEPCSHTGKTPPCADLLVSRRLRKVVICNNDPNPLVSGQGIERLRASGVEVGQGILEAQGLELNKRFFTAMTLGRPYVILKWAETADGFLGYESGSPVQISGPLSNMRVHQWRTEEDAIMVGYKTALMDNPRLNVRHWTGTNPVRIVTDRRLQLPGHLHLFDNLQSTVVVNYDRETAIPADPDRYAAPVTAYMRIAGADGEIVELLKGLHKRKIHSVLVEGGAAIINAFFEAGLWDEIRRCQGRQTIGTGVTAPAPRGVFRGAEQIGDDLWTFYTKA, from the coding sequence ATGGAGACGCACAATCAATGGATGGAACGGGCCTTGCAGCTCGCTGAATACGGCCGGGGCGCGGTGAGCCCGAACCCAATGGTTGGCTGCGTGATCGTCCATGAAGGCCGGATTATCGGCGAAGGCTGGCACCGCGCTTACGGCGGTCCGCATGCCGAAGTGCGGGCCATCGAGGACGCCGACGCAAAAGGTAATTCGCATTTGCTGCCACAAGCGACGGCCTATGTTACCCTCGAACCATGTTCGCATACAGGTAAAACGCCGCCTTGCGCGGATTTACTCGTGAGCCGCCGGTTGAGAAAGGTCGTGATTTGCAACAACGACCCTAATCCGCTGGTTTCGGGCCAGGGCATTGAGCGCCTCCGGGCATCGGGCGTGGAAGTCGGGCAGGGCATTCTCGAAGCGCAGGGGCTGGAACTGAACAAGCGCTTTTTTACCGCGATGACGCTCGGAAGGCCCTACGTTATTCTGAAATGGGCTGAAACCGCCGACGGTTTTCTGGGCTACGAATCGGGGAGCCCGGTGCAAATCAGCGGCCCGTTGTCCAATATGCGTGTACATCAGTGGCGGACGGAGGAGGATGCCATTATGGTGGGTTATAAAACCGCTTTAATGGACAATCCCCGCCTGAACGTGCGGCACTGGACAGGAACAAACCCGGTCCGGATCGTCACCGACAGGCGGCTTCAACTACCCGGGCATCTGCATTTGTTCGATAACCTTCAGAGTACGGTCGTGGTCAATTATGATCGGGAAACGGCTATTCCGGCAGACCCGGACCGTTATGCAGCACCGGTAACGGCTTACATGCGCATTGCGGGGGCGGACGGTGAGATCGTGGAACTTCTGAAAGGATTGCATAAGAGGAAGATCCATTCGGTGCTGGTCGAAGGCGGCGCGGCGATAATCAATGCATTCTTCGAGGCCGGTTTGTGGGACGAGATCCGCCGATGTCAGGGCAGACAGACGATCGGCACGGGCGTGACTGCGCCGGCGCCCAGGGGCGTTTTCAGGGGCGCGGAGCAAATCGGTGACGATTTGTGGACCTTTTATACCAAAGCCTAA
- the prmC gene encoding peptide chain release factor N(5)-glutamine methyltransferase encodes MTSARQLYLYIVKNITVYPEKEAQAIAFMLLEHYMRLRNIDVLVDRPIPETSAQPDWDNIIKRLNNNEPVQHIIGSTEFCGLEFRVSSAVLIPRPETEELVQMVTRDYAEPDKNISILDIGTGSGCIAIVLARFLPHVSVHAWDVSDEALEVAKENARQLIADVIFAKQDMLNVTFPLPGNIVQFDCLVSNPPYVTYSEAESMRPNVLRFEPHEALFVEDSDPLLFYKAIADFGVHHLKQHGKCYVEINEHFGAETKQVFEERNYKNVEILRDINGKDRFVRAIWA; translated from the coding sequence ATGACTTCTGCACGCCAGCTTTATTTATATATAGTAAAAAACATCACAGTTTATCCGGAAAAAGAAGCGCAGGCAATCGCATTCATGCTCCTTGAGCATTACATGCGGCTCCGCAATATCGACGTGCTGGTCGATCGCCCGATTCCCGAAACTTCCGCCCAACCCGATTGGGACAATATCATCAAGCGGCTGAACAACAACGAACCGGTACAGCATATCATCGGCTCCACCGAGTTTTGCGGCCTCGAATTCCGGGTTTCCTCGGCGGTGCTTATCCCACGCCCCGAAACCGAAGAGCTGGTGCAAATGGTAACGCGCGACTACGCGGAACCGGACAAAAATATTTCCATTCTCGACATCGGGACCGGCAGCGGATGTATCGCCATCGTCCTCGCGCGCTTCCTCCCGCACGTGAGCGTGCACGCGTGGGACGTGTCGGACGAAGCGCTGGAAGTAGCGAAAGAAAACGCCCGCCAGCTCATTGCCGATGTTATATTCGCGAAGCAGGATATGCTCAATGTGACATTCCCCCTACCCGGTAACATCGTCCAATTCGACTGCCTCGTGAGCAACCCGCCTTACGTGACCTATTCCGAAGCCGAAAGTATGCGCCCGAACGTGCTCCGTTTCGAGCCGCATGAGGCGTTGTTTGTGGAAGACAGCGACCCATTGCTTTTTTACAAAGCCATTGCCGACTTTGGTGTGCACCATTTGAAACAGCATGGCAAATGCTATGTCGAAATCAACGAGCATTTCGGTGCCGAAACGAAACAGGTTTTCGAAGAAAGGAATTACAAAAACGTGGAAATCCTTCGTGATATCAATGGTAAGGACCGCTTCGTGAGAGCTATCTGGGCCTGA
- a CDS encoding AAA family ATPase yields MYIEKIREVLDEMGKVVVGQDKLLNRLLIGLFTGGHILLEGVPGLAKTLTINVMAKVLHLEFKRIQFTPDLLPADLIGTMIYKPKIGDYEVKKGPIFSNLILADEVNRSPAKVQSALLEAMQEKQVTIGDETFLLDRPFVVLATQNPVEQEGTYPLPEAQIDRFMMKVYVDYLDKMKELEVMRRMSDINYDYQIRPILNKEDIFAIRNNVNKVNISDTLERYIIELVFATRRPLDYGLRDEARYIQFGASPRATIYLNRAAKALAYLEGRDYVLPEDIKELAPDIMNHRILLNYEAEADGVRTMTIIDSILRKVAIG; encoded by the coding sequence ATGTACATAGAAAAAATCAGGGAGGTACTGGACGAAATGGGCAAGGTAGTCGTAGGGCAGGACAAGCTGCTCAACCGGCTGCTCATCGGCCTTTTTACCGGCGGACATATTCTTCTCGAAGGGGTTCCCGGACTCGCCAAAACACTGACGATCAATGTAATGGCGAAAGTCCTGCACCTCGAATTCAAGCGCATCCAGTTTACGCCCGACCTGCTTCCCGCGGATTTGATCGGGACGATGATTTACAAACCCAAAATAGGCGACTACGAAGTCAAAAAAGGGCCTATTTTCTCCAACCTCATCCTTGCCGACGAGGTAAACCGCTCCCCGGCCAAGGTGCAATCGGCATTGCTCGAAGCGATGCAGGAGAAACAGGTGACGATCGGCGACGAGACCTTCCTTCTCGACCGCCCCTTTGTCGTACTGGCTACCCAGAACCCCGTGGAACAGGAAGGTACTTACCCTCTGCCGGAAGCGCAGATCGACCGGTTTATGATGAAAGTTTATGTCGATTACCTCGACAAGATGAAGGAACTGGAAGTAATGCGGCGGATGTCGGATATCAACTACGACTATCAGATCAGGCCTATCCTGAACAAGGAAGACATTTTCGCGATCCGCAACAATGTGAACAAGGTCAATATCTCCGACACGCTGGAACGGTATATCATCGAGCTCGTTTTCGCGACCCGCCGCCCGCTGGATTACGGCCTGCGCGACGAAGCGCGTTACATTCAGTTCGGGGCATCGCCGCGGGCCACCATTTACCTCAACCGCGCCGCCAAGGCGCTCGCCTATCTCGAAGGAAGGGATTATGTACTGCCCGAGGACATTAAGGAACTTGCGCCCGACATTATGAACCACCGGATTCTGCTGAACTACGAAGCCGAGGCCGACGGCGTGCGTACGATGACCATCATCGATTCCATTCTCCGGAAAGTTGCCATTGGATAA
- the yidD gene encoding membrane protein insertion efficiency factor YidD: protein MKFLLIAFVRFYQAALSPYLPNSCRYTPTCSQYMIEAVQKYGPFKGGWLGLKRIARCHPWGGHGHDPVP, encoded by the coding sequence ATGAAATTTTTACTCATAGCCTTTGTGCGGTTTTATCAGGCGGCGCTTTCGCCTTACCTGCCCAATTCGTGCCGGTATACGCCTACCTGCTCGCAATATATGATCGAGGCCGTGCAAAAATACGGCCCGTTCAAAGGCGGCTGGTTGGGGCTGAAACGCATTGCGCGCTGCCACCCATGGGGCGGCCATGGTCACGACCCGGTCCCATGA
- the lgt gene encoding prolipoprotein diacylglyceryl transferase, with the protein MLSYIMWDVSPEIFTIPEIAGFGPFPVRWYGLLFAAGFLIGQQIMIYIFKKEGKTLEDIDSLTLYMVLSIVIGARVGHFLFYEPEVLFKNPLEVILPPYAGLASHGAVIGTVIGLWLYARSRRGTGQTFFWVTDRLTITFALGGSFIRFGNLMNSEIVGKPSDVPWAFIFRQNTEFLQIPRHPAQLYESISCFILTFILFGIWNKYKAATPRGLMVGVFLVWVFTLRFLYEFLKENQEAFEANYALNMGQVLSIPAVLLGLYFIVQSRRNPMEVAR; encoded by the coding sequence ATGCTTTCATATATCATGTGGGACGTCAGTCCCGAAATCTTCACCATTCCGGAAATCGCCGGTTTTGGTCCCTTCCCTGTCCGCTGGTATGGTTTACTTTTCGCAGCCGGTTTCCTGATCGGCCAGCAAATTATGATCTATATCTTCAAGAAAGAAGGAAAGACACTGGAAGATATCGACTCGCTCACACTATATATGGTGCTCTCGATCGTCATCGGCGCCCGCGTGGGCCATTTTCTTTTCTATGAACCCGAAGTGCTGTTTAAAAATCCCCTGGAAGTGATATTACCTCCCTACGCCGGGCTTGCGAGCCATGGTGCGGTGATCGGGACGGTGATCGGGCTCTGGCTGTATGCGCGCTCGCGCCGCGGCACAGGCCAGACGTTCTTCTGGGTAACCGACCGCCTGACAATCACCTTCGCATTGGGCGGCTCTTTCATCCGCTTCGGTAACCTGATGAACTCCGAGATCGTCGGAAAACCCTCCGATGTGCCCTGGGCATTCATTTTCCGTCAAAACACCGAGTTCCTGCAAATCCCCCGCCACCCGGCGCAGCTATACGAATCCATTTCGTGCTTTATCCTTACGTTCATCCTGTTTGGGATCTGGAACAAATACAAGGCCGCCACACCACGCGGGCTGATGGTCGGAGTGTTTCTCGTATGGGTGTTCACGTTGCGCTTCCTGTATGAGTTCCTCAAAGAAAACCAGGAGGCGTTCGAGGCGAACTACGCATTGAACATGGGGCAGGTATTGAGTATTCCGGCGGTATTGCTCGGCCTCTATTTTATCGTTCAGTCGCGGCGAAATCCCATGGAAGTGGCAAGGTAA
- a CDS encoding RNA polymerase sigma-70 factor: MAYPDENTLIRVTQGDEAAFAELYNHYKTPALRFTVSLLKDEEEAENMVQDVFIKIWVRRAQIKPDYNFNSYLFTCLRNMAFDYFKKLEKSEQLRKHYLEAIRAAGEEEREETERRLSVVQAAVDSLSIKRRQILKLNIEEGKSYQEIAEFLRISKNTVKNQLVKAKQILREKVDLAAI, from the coding sequence GTGGCCTACCCCGACGAAAATACCCTGATCAGAGTGACGCAAGGCGACGAAGCGGCCTTTGCAGAGTTGTATAACCATTACAAAACCCCTGCGCTGCGTTTCACGGTTTCATTGCTCAAAGACGAGGAAGAAGCTGAAAACATGGTTCAGGACGTGTTTATCAAAATTTGGGTAAGACGTGCCCAGATCAAGCCGGACTATAATTTTAACTCTTACTTATTCACCTGCCTGCGCAACATGGCCTTCGATTATTTCAAAAAACTGGAAAAGAGCGAGCAACTGCGGAAGCATTACCTCGAGGCGATCCGGGCGGCGGGAGAGGAGGAAAGGGAGGAGACCGAACGGAGATTGAGCGTGGTGCAGGCGGCGGTCGATTCGCTGTCAATCAAACGGCGGCAGATATTGAAACTCAATATCGAAGAAGGTAAATCCTATCAGGAAATCGCGGAATTTTTGCGGATTTCGAAAAATACGGTTAAAAACCAGTTGGTGAAGGCAAAACAGATCCTGCGCGAGAAAGTGGATCTGGCAGCGATATAG